One part of the Vitis riparia cultivar Riparia Gloire de Montpellier isolate 1030 chromosome 6, EGFV_Vit.rip_1.0, whole genome shotgun sequence genome encodes these proteins:
- the LOC117915633 gene encoding PHD finger-like domain-containing protein 5A gives MAKHHPDLIMCRKQPGIAIGRLCEKCDGKCVICDSYVRPCTLVRVCDECNYGSFQGRCVICGGVGISDAYYCKECTQQEKDRDGCPKIVNLGSAKTDLFYERKKYGFKKR, from the coding sequence ATGGCCAAGCATCATCCTGATTTGATTATGTGCCGAAAGCAGCCAGGAATTGCAATTGGACGGCTTTGTGAAAAGTGTGATGGGAAGTGTGTGATCTGTGATTCCTATGTGCGTCCTTGCACACTTGTGCGAGTTTGCGATGAATGCAACTATGGATCCTTTCAGGGTCGATGTGTCATCTGTGGAGGAGTTGGAATCTCAGATGCCTACTACTGCAAAGAGTGTACACAACAAGAGAAGGATAGGGATGGGTGTCCGAAAATTGTCAATTTAGGGAGTGCCAAAACAGACCTGTTCTACGAACGGAAGAAATATGGTTTTAAGAAACGATGA
- the LOC117916795 gene encoding protein PSY3: protein MGFGNRLWWCVFFASFLICTARNTLIFPVDEEAAGAVGRRLKAVSTDDYSDPSANKGHDPRNRIGGGGWKGRDSSAP, encoded by the exons atgGGATTCGGAAATCGTCTCTGGTGGTGTGTCTTCTTCGCTTCTTTCCTCATCTGCACTGCCCGGAATACTCTCATTTTCCCAG TAGATGAGGAGGCGGCGGGCGCCGTGGGGAGGAGGCTGAAGGCGGTGAGCACGGACGACTACAGTGATCCGTCGGCGAACAAAGGGCATGATCCGCGGAACAGAATCGGCGGCGGGGGGTGGAAAGGCCGAGACAGCAGCGCGCCTTGA